The following are encoded together in the Lactuca sativa cultivar Salinas chromosome 1, Lsat_Salinas_v11, whole genome shotgun sequence genome:
- the LOC111899444 gene encoding uncharacterized protein LOC111899444, which translates to MAKRQAVEAVDQTMQDIINGKLPFGGKIMVMGGDFRQVLSVVRRGTRAQIVDSSLRMSPLWASVKRLQLNINMRAEETLDENCIYIPDNMSIPYTDKTNSLDVLIDVIFPYLQSNSADSKFIISRAILSTKNESIDETNNKLIERFSGEKKFYYSFDVPEDDKNNLYPMEYLNSLNVSGIPPHYLRLKIGCPVILLRNIDPSNGLCNGIGLICRAFQQNVIDA; encoded by the exons ATGGCTAAGAGGCAGGCGGTAGAAGCAGTTGATCAAACAATGCAAGACATCATAAATGGGAAGCTCCCTTTTGGTGGAAAGATAATGGTTATGGGAGGTGACTTTAGACAAGTGTTGTCGGTCGTTAGACGTGGTACTCGAGCACAAATTGTGGACTCTAGCTTACGAATGTCACCTCTATGGGCTTCAGTTAAAAGGCTTCAATTAAATATCAACATGAGAGCG GAGGAAACATTGGATGAGAACTGTATTTATATACCTGATAACATGTCCATTCCATACACTGATAAAACTAATTCATTAGACGTTCTGATTGATGTAATATTTCCTTATTTGCAATCCAACAGCGCCGATTCAAAATTTATCATTTCGAGGGCGATATTGTCAACTAAAAATGAAAGTATTGATGAGACTAATAATAAGTTGATCGAACGATTTTCTGGCGAGAAAAAATTTTACTATAGTTTTGATGTACCAGAAGATGACAAAAATAACTTATATCCGATGGAATATTTGAACTCGCTAAATGTTAGTGGTATACCCCCTCATTATCTTCGGTTAAAAATTGGGTGTCCAGTAATACTTTTGCGAAATATCGATCCCTCAAATGGGTTATGTAATGGTATCGGATTGATATGTCGAGCTTTCCAACAAAATGTCATTGATGCATAG
- the LOC111899369 gene encoding ankyrin repeat-containing protein At5g02620, with the protein MEKQISFRMGKMEKQQSFRVSAMEKQKSFRIAMGRQMSFGVDRKKPKDSPGKRGDSMLHLASRGGNLSKIIEIVQSVGLDGLSKQNQEGETPLYVAAENGHSHIVAQFLKHLDLQTASIAANNGYDPFHIAAKQGHLEVLRELLSSFPNLVMTTDSANSTALHTAAAQGHTDVVNLLLDADSNLAKIARNNGKTVLHTVARMGHLEVAKSVLTKDPSISFRIDKKGQTALHMAVKGQNMDMVVELIKPDPTVLSLEDNKGNTALHIATKKCRTKIVKSLLSFEEINVNAVNKAGETPLDIAENSKVSEMVNVLREAGGAHSKDFGKPPNAAKQLKQTVSDIKHDVQSQIRQTRQTGFRVRKIAKKVKKLHISGLNNAINSATVVAVLIATVAFAAIFTVPGQYAEEKTEGFSLGQANIAKSAAFIMFFLFDSLALFISLAVVVVQTSIVVIEEKAKRQLMFVINKLMWLACLFISISFISLTYVVVGAHERWLAIYATVIGATIMLATIGSMCYCVVRHRMEEKKLRNIRRAETNSHSFSMMSMASDPEIYNEKYKRMYAV; encoded by the exons ATGGAGAAACAGATTAGTTTTCGAATGGGAAAGATGGAAAAACAGCAGAGTTTTCGTGTTTCTGCTATGGAGAAACAAAAGAGCTTTCGAATAGCCATGGGAAGACAGATGAGCTTCGGTGTTGACAGAAAGAAACCTAAAGATTCACCAGGAAAACGTGGGGATTCTATGCTTCATCTCGCTTCTAGAGGAGGTAATCTATCAAAAATCATCGAAATCGTTCAGAGTGTTGGCCTCGATGGATTATCGAAACAAAATCAAGAAGGAGAAACTCCTCTTTATGTTGCTGCAGAAAATGGACACTCACATATCGTAGCACAGTTTCTGAAACACCTCGATCTTCAAACTGCATCAATCGCCGCCAACAATGGCTACGATCCCTTTCATATCGCCGCAAAGCAAGGACATTTAG AAGTGTTGAGGGAGCTCTTGAGTTCTTTCCCGAATTTAGTGATGACGACGGATTCAGCGAATTCAACTGCTTTACACACAGCAGCTGCTCAAGGACACACAGATGTAGTCAACTTGCTTCTTGACGCTGATTCAAATCTTGCGAAAATAGCCAGAAACAATGGGAAAACAGTGCTTCATACTGTAGCAAGAATGGGTCATTTGGAAGTTGCGAAATCTGTATTGACAAAAGATCCAAGCATCAGTTTCAGAATCGATAAGAAAGGTCAAACTGCTCTTCACATGGCTGTGAAAGGTCAAAACATGGACATGGTGGTTGAGTTAATCAAACCCGATCCTACTGTTTTGAGTTTAGAAGATAACAAAGGGAACACCGCTCTTCATATCGCCACCAAAAAGTGTCGTACTAAG ATTGTGAAATCCCTGCTGTCGTTTGAGGAAATCAATGTAAACGCAGTCAACAAAGCGGGAGAGACGCCATTAGACATAGCAGAAAACTCGAAAGTTTCAGAAATGGTGAATGTTTTACGTGAAGCAGGTGGCGCTCACTCTAAAGACTTCGGAAAGCCGCCGAACGCCGCCAAGCAACTGAAACAGACGGTGAGTGACATTAAACATGACGTCCAGTCACAAATCCGGCAGACCAGACAAACTGGATTTAGGGTTCGGAAGATTGCAAAGAAGGTGAAGAAGCTTCATATAAGTGGACTCAACAACGCAATAAACTCCGCCACTGTGGTGGCTGTTCTGATAGCCACCGTGGCTTTTGCCGCCATTTTCACTGTTCCCGGGCAGTATGCGGAGGAGAAAACAGAAGGGTTTTCTCTTGGGCAGGCAAATATAGCGAAAAGTGCTGCTTTTATAATGTTCTTTTTGTTTGATAGTTTGGCGCTTTTTATATCATTGGCTGTGGTTGTGGTTCAGACATCGATTGTGGTGATAGAAGAGAAGGCAAAGAGACAACTTATGTTTGTGATTAACAAGCTTATGTGGTTGGCTTGTTTGTTCATATCGATTTCTTTTATTTCGCTTACTTATGTGGTTGTGGGAGCTCATGAGAGGTGGCTAGCCATTTATGCAACTGTGATTGGTGCAACGATTATGCTTGCTACAATTGGGTCGATGTGTTATTGTGTTGTGAGGCATAGAATGGAGGAGAAGAAGTTGAGAAACATAAGGAGGGCGGAGACGAATTCACATTCTTTTTCGATGATGTCTATGGCTTCGGATCCTGAGATTTACAATGAGAAATACAAGAGGATGTATGCCGTGTGA